The Mycoplasmopsis gallinacea genome includes a window with the following:
- the rpsR gene encoding 30S ribosomal protein S18, translated as MNFKRKKGFQPRRKVCEFCESNTHYVDYKNVELLNKYVSATGSIKSKSQTGTCAKHQRKVSTAIKRARVMALMPYIVIRSRMAK; from the coding sequence ATGAATTTCAAACGTAAAAAAGGTTTCCAACCAAGAAGAAAAGTATGTGAATTTTGTGAATCAAACACACACTACGTAGATTACAAAAATGTTGAATTATTAAACAAATATGTTTCTGCTACAGGAAGCATCAAATCAAAATCTCAAACAGGAACATGTGCAAAACACCAAAGAAAAGTTTCTACAGCTATTAAAAGAGCAAGAGTTATGGCTTTAATGCCTTACATCGTTATTCGTTCAAGAATGGCAAAATAA
- a CDS encoding PTS transporter subunit EIIC, whose amino-acid sequence MIKKVTIPDPLRTFWSKFRSGLERFGRSLILPVSILPIMAIIGAIGYIMISAGNKTGAMKDANFAAAANAIKLIGMAPIYNLDILFAIGIAAGLAKEEKASSALCGICALIGLYFAGNVLLKYSSLKSLLDPKEVGKLELIERFGKYSNSFNLNALGGILAGYIGYLTHKYTYRLQFPKAIAFFGGAKFSPVATFLTSFIIGLPFNAIWVYIYYAIGKMGQGIRLMGAGGSFLYGFTNRLLLPFGLHNVPNAILRYTPAGGTWKFIVEGKEETFNGFYTILLAKLQHGQRITAQDSMISNGTYPTNIFALPGAAVAMFLAVPKDKRKVAAPIIFGAVSSAVLSGVTEPIEFTFIFVAPVLWLVHALMTGFTYMFMYLAGAGMVSGTGEGIITWLIYNLSGYEIIDRVWMLWVLGPVFFVEYLLVFYFLITKMNLSTPGRNGNEVKLMSKKEFREKTANKDKEETQQISEQTKELLKNEKEEDINLSKELINAYGGFENMTEIGSCISRLRISVIDKDKVDRDKIKALGAMGVVESGDQVQSVFGAKAMVYSRIMNNLKK is encoded by the coding sequence ATGATTAAAAAAGTAACTATCCCAGATCCGCTTAGAACTTTTTGAAGTAAGTTCCGTAGTGGTTTGGAAAGATTTGGTAGAAGTTTAATCTTACCAGTTTCAATTTTGCCAATTATGGCAATTATTGGTGCAATTGGTTACATTATGATTTCTGCCGGTAATAAAACAGGTGCAATGAAAGATGCTAATTTTGCTGCAGCTGCAAATGCTATTAAATTAATTGGTATGGCTCCAATTTATAACTTAGATATTCTTTTCGCAATTGGTATTGCTGCTGGACTTGCTAAAGAAGAAAAAGCTTCTTCAGCTCTTTGTGGAATATGTGCCTTAATTGGTCTTTATTTTGCAGGAAATGTGCTTTTAAAATATTCAAGTTTAAAATCACTTTTAGACCCTAAAGAAGTAGGGAAATTAGAATTAATTGAACGGTTTGGAAAATATTCAAATTCATTCAATTTAAATGCTCTTGGTGGTATTTTAGCTGGTTATATCGGTTATTTGACTCACAAATATACATACAGATTGCAATTCCCTAAAGCAATTGCGTTTTTTGGAGGAGCTAAATTTTCTCCAGTTGCAACCTTTTTAACTTCATTTATTATCGGGTTGCCTTTTAATGCTATTTGAGTATATATTTACTATGCAATTGGTAAAATGGGACAAGGAATTAGATTAATGGGAGCTGGTGGTTCATTCTTATATGGATTTACCAACAGATTACTTCTTCCATTTGGACTTCACAATGTTCCAAATGCTATTTTAAGATATACACCAGCTGGTGGAACTTGAAAATTCATTGTTGAAGGTAAAGAAGAAACATTTAATGGGTTTTACACAATCTTACTTGCTAAACTTCAACATGGTCAAAGAATTACCGCTCAAGATTCAATGATTTCAAACGGAACATATCCAACTAATATCTTTGCTCTTCCAGGAGCTGCTGTAGCTATGTTTTTAGCTGTGCCTAAAGATAAAAGAAAAGTAGCTGCTCCAATTATCTTTGGTGCTGTATCTTCAGCTGTACTTTCAGGAGTTACAGAACCAATTGAATTTACCTTTATTTTCGTAGCACCAGTACTTTGACTTGTACATGCTCTTATGACCGGATTTACATATATGTTTATGTATCTTGCAGGTGCAGGTATGGTTTCAGGAACTGGTGAAGGAATTATTACATGATTAATTTACAACCTTTCAGGATACGAAATTATTGATCGTGTATGAATGCTTTGAGTTCTTGGACCTGTCTTCTTTGTTGAATATCTTCTCGTATTTTACTTCTTAATTACCAAAATGAATTTAAGTACACCAGGTAGAAATGGAAACGAAGTTAAATTAATGAGTAAAAAAGAATTTAGAGAAAAAACAGCAAATAAAGATAAAGAAGAAACACAGCAAATAAGCGAGCAAACTAAAGAGCTTCTTAAAAACGAAAAAGAAGAAGATATTAATTTATCAAAAGAATTAATTAATGCTTATGGTGGCTTTGAAAACATGACCGAAATTGGAAGTTGCATTTCAAGACTTAGAATTTCAGTTATTGATAAAGACAAAGTTGATCGTGATAAAATCAAAGCGCTTGGCGCAATGGGTGTCGTTGAAAGTGGTGACCAAGTCCAATCTGTTTTTGGTGCTAAAGCAATGGTTTATAGCCGTATTATGAACAATCTTAAAAAATAA
- the rplL gene encoding 50S ribosomal protein L7/L12 — translation MAKLTKETFIESLKEMSIKEVMELVEAMKEEFGIDPTAAVAVAAAPAEGGEAEKSSVKVVLKADNGKKVAIIKVVKDLLGLSLMDAKKIVDALPATIKENIKPEEAEPIRAALAEAGADVVVE, via the coding sequence ATGGCTAAATTAACAAAAGAAACATTTATCGAATCATTAAAAGAAATGTCAATTAAAGAAGTTATGGAACTTGTTGAAGCAATGAAAGAAGAATTTGGAATCGACCCTACAGCTGCTGTTGCTGTTGCTGCAGCTCCTGCTGAAGGTGGAGAAGCTGAAAAATCATCAGTTAAAGTTGTTCTTAAAGCTGACAACGGTAAAAAAGTTGCAATCATCAAAGTAGTTAAAGATCTTTTAGGACTTTCATTAATGGATGCTAAAAAAATCGTTGATGCATTACCTGCAACAATCAAAGAAAACATCAAACCTGAAGAAGCTGAACCTATCCGTGCAGCTTTAGCAGAAGCTGGTGCTGACGTTGTTGTTGAATAA
- the topA gene encoding type I DNA topoisomerase — protein MKNLVIVESPNKVQTIKKYLGKDYEVLASVGHILKMKTSGQFGLGIDFENWEPEYSLDSTKKKVVEQLKKGVKEAEHVYIATDPDREGEAIGEHLVNYLKIQDKYSRLKYNEITEEAILNALKHVGKIDEALVDAQKARRMLDRIIGFRLSYLMKNKLSNSPTNPSAGRVQSIALKLVIDRERIIQAFIPEQYSKLTAILAQSKLEAFYFNPENPSEKKDWIFKEDLDSLKTYFEKTDKKLTVADVKSTERKVSAIQPFKQAVLYRKSPFSSAVTQIAAQKLYEGYGDGGLISYPRTDSTRLSDTFVRHGHEFIAKKWGKDYISEEIKGFSGDQNAHEAIRPTSLYLDPESAKAQFSEMTEQEYKLYKLIYETTLQALIKQPKRMSTSYTYTNGEYQFRNNFSKITYDGYYVVTGIPADDIDPGFKKGDVLDVDSFIFTDHETKPIPRYNEGTLIEALDEIKVGRPSTFATTVKILKDRQYVETKDGTLWPTEFGTIVLDKLINSFPKIINEDYTAKVEEELDQISEDKLKKNTVMEDFWKRFEESYKEASETMEKTTLKVTQLDEPCPDDNGILLERFNKKGQKFIGCKNFPNCRYTRSIEGEAQKTFKRSFYKKSASK, from the coding sequence ATGAAAAATTTAGTTATTGTTGAGTCACCAAATAAGGTTCAAACCATTAAAAAATATCTTGGAAAAGATTATGAAGTCCTTGCTAGTGTAGGTCATATTTTAAAAATGAAAACTAGTGGACAATTTGGACTTGGAATTGATTTTGAAAATTGAGAACCTGAATATTCACTTGATTCTACTAAGAAAAAAGTAGTAGAACAACTTAAAAAAGGTGTTAAAGAAGCTGAGCATGTTTATATTGCAACTGACCCGGATCGTGAAGGGGAAGCTATTGGAGAACATCTTGTTAATTATTTAAAGATTCAAGATAAATATTCACGTTTAAAATATAATGAAATTACTGAAGAAGCTATTTTAAATGCTTTAAAACATGTTGGAAAAATTGATGAAGCTTTAGTTGATGCTCAAAAGGCGCGGAGAATGCTTGATCGGATTATTGGATTTAGATTAAGCTACCTTATGAAAAATAAACTTAGCAATTCTCCAACTAACCCATCAGCTGGAAGGGTGCAATCAATTGCTTTAAAATTAGTTATTGATCGTGAAAGAATTATTCAAGCTTTTATTCCTGAGCAATATAGTAAATTAACAGCTATTTTAGCTCAAAGTAAATTAGAAGCTTTTTACTTTAACCCTGAAAATCCAAGCGAGAAAAAAGATTGAATTTTTAAAGAAGATCTTGATAGCCTTAAAACTTACTTTGAAAAAACTGATAAAAAATTAACAGTTGCAGATGTTAAATCAACTGAAAGAAAAGTAAGTGCTATTCAACCATTTAAACAAGCTGTTTTATACCGTAAAAGTCCTTTTTCATCAGCTGTAACTCAAATTGCAGCACAAAAACTTTATGAAGGTTATGGAGATGGTGGACTTATTAGTTATCCACGTACTGATTCAACTCGCTTAAGTGATACTTTTGTGCGTCATGGCCATGAGTTTATTGCTAAAAAATGAGGTAAAGATTACATCTCTGAAGAAATTAAAGGTTTTAGTGGCGATCAAAATGCCCATGAAGCTATTCGTCCAACTAGCTTATATCTTGATCCAGAATCAGCTAAAGCACAATTTAGTGAAATGACTGAACAAGAATATAAGTTGTATAAATTAATTTATGAAACAACTCTTCAAGCTTTAATTAAACAGCCTAAGAGAATGAGCACATCTTACACATACACTAATGGTGAGTATCAATTTAGAAATAATTTCTCAAAAATTACTTATGATGGATATTATGTTGTAACAGGAATTCCTGCTGATGATATTGATCCAGGATTTAAAAAAGGTGATGTGCTTGATGTAGATAGTTTCATTTTCACAGATCATGAAACTAAACCAATTCCTCGTTATAATGAAGGAACATTAATCGAAGCACTTGACGAAATTAAAGTAGGTCGCCCTTCAACTTTTGCCACTACAGTTAAGATCTTAAAAGATCGTCAATATGTAGAAACCAAAGATGGAACACTTTGACCAACTGAATTTGGAACTATTGTTTTAGATAAGTTAATTAACTCATTCCCAAAAATCATTAACGAAGATTACACAGCTAAAGTTGAAGAAGAGCTTGATCAAATTAGTGAAGATAAACTGAAAAAAAATACAGTTATGGAAGATTTTTGAAAACGCTTTGAAGAAAGCTATAAAGAAGCTTCTGAAACAATGGAAAAAACAACTTTAAAAGTAACTCAGCTTGATGAACCATGTCCAGATGATAATGGAATTTTACTTGAAAGATTTAATAAAAAAGGACAAAAATTTATAGGATGTAAAAACTTCCCAAATTGCAGATATACTCGAAGTATTGAAGGTGAAGCGCAAAAAACATTCAAACGCAGTTTTTATAAAAAATCTGCTTCTAAATAA
- a CDS encoding MurR/RpiR family transcriptional regulator, with protein sequence MISNIKESSLIKKLLGYSHRDSNSGHIAKTLLINIHQIDKLNSSEIAELCATTQSSISKFVKKLGFYSFSDFKGEIVKYRNKVQLSKTQGYLKNQELLNKTINFAQLVLKFDFTKIINAIKNAKKIVINASGGALRASDEFTTQLQRAGYNVFLPDSFSNRYTQAIVSDEETLVIFISNSATTMETLIPTLLCKNKGSKIVAITNKIPNDFANELTLSFQKFNSEQKIDPLDFHLYLNIVFTYLLNLL encoded by the coding sequence ATGATTAGTAATATTAAAGAATCTTCACTTATTAAAAAGTTATTAGGTTATTCACATCGTGATAGCAATTCAGGCCACATCGCAAAAACCTTACTTATAAATATTCATCAAATTGATAAATTAAATTCAAGCGAAATTGCTGAGCTTTGTGCCACTACTCAAAGTAGCATTAGCAAGTTTGTGAAAAAATTAGGGTTTTACTCTTTTAGCGATTTTAAAGGAGAAATTGTTAAGTATCGTAATAAAGTTCAACTTAGTAAAACTCAAGGATATTTAAAAAATCAAGAACTACTTAATAAAACAATTAACTTTGCTCAGCTAGTGCTTAAATTTGACTTTACTAAAATCATTAACGCAATTAAAAATGCTAAGAAAATCGTTATTAATGCTTCTGGTGGGGCTTTAAGAGCTTCTGATGAATTTACCACCCAGCTTCAAAGAGCAGGATATAATGTTTTTTTACCTGATAGCTTTTCAAACCGCTACACGCAAGCTATTGTCTCTGATGAAGAGACTTTAGTGATTTTTATTTCCAACTCTGCTACAACAATGGAAACCTTAATTCCAACTTTACTTTGCAAAAACAAAGGCTCAAAGATTGTAGCAATTACTAATAAAATTCCTAATGATTTTGCAAATGAATTAACTTTAAGTTTCCAAAAATTTAACTCAGAGCAAAAAATTGATCCATTAGATTTTCATTTGTATTTAAATATTGTCTTTACTTATTTGCTTAATTTGCTTTAA
- the rplJ gene encoding 50S ribosomal protein L10 has product MSESKFKLAKREVVAEISDKIASSQAVAFAEYRGLTVAELRELRKEAKAMGVEIKVYKNRLFKLAAQAAGYADLSEHLVGPNIFAFSQNDEMSAAKLLVKFAKKHKIMVIKAGTFDGKVVDAAGVKQVASLPSYEEALAILARSLMAPLSQISLSLKLVSEGKSE; this is encoded by the coding sequence ATGTCAGAATCAAAGTTCAAATTAGCAAAAAGAGAAGTTGTTGCTGAAATTTCAGATAAAATCGCTTCTTCACAAGCTGTTGCATTTGCTGAATATCGTGGACTTACTGTTGCTGAACTTCGTGAATTAAGAAAAGAAGCTAAAGCAATGGGTGTTGAAATTAAAGTATACAAAAACCGTTTATTTAAACTTGCTGCTCAAGCAGCTGGATATGCTGATTTATCAGAACACTTAGTTGGTCCAAACATTTTCGCATTTTCTCAAAATGACGAAATGAGTGCAGCTAAATTATTAGTAAAATTTGCTAAAAAACACAAAATCATGGTTATTAAAGCCGGAACATTTGATGGTAAAGTTGTTGATGCTGCAGGTGTTAAACAAGTTGCATCTCTTCCTTCATACGAAGAAGCTCTTGCAATTCTTGCACGTTCATTGATGGCTCCTTTATCACAAATTTCATTATCACTTAAACTTGTAAGTGAAGGAAAATCAGAATAA
- the mnmA gene encoding tRNA 2-thiouridine(34) synthase MnmA, which produces MSKKVVIGMSGGVDSSVAAYLLQKQGYDVVGLYMRNWDSFTNNDILGNKDLNQEVCTQEQDYNDALKVAQKLGIKLERVDFVQEYWDNVFENFIEEYKKGRTPNPDILCNKYIKFSAFAKYAFEKLGADYIAMGHYAKVENGHLYRAKDQNKDQTYFLAQLSHEQLSRVIMPLADLTKDKIREIAAELELATANKKDSTGICFIGERNFGQFLQNYIPAQDGDTVDITTGKKVGRHVGCFYYTIGQRKGLNLGGMAEPYYVCGHDVKQNILYVAPASRSEYLDSNMLIASNLNLNNTDYDPNNLTAKFRYRQNDIKVSIELLDNNEIKIYYPEKSQAVTPGQQVVLYDGEKCIGGAVIEKVYLDDKQLTYI; this is translated from the coding sequence ATGAGTAAAAAAGTAGTTATTGGAATGAGTGGTGGAGTAGATTCGTCAGTAGCTGCATACTTGTTACAAAAACAAGGCTACGATGTTGTTGGCCTTTATATGCGGAATTGAGATAGCTTTACGAACAATGACATTTTAGGGAATAAAGATTTAAATCAAGAAGTATGTACTCAAGAGCAAGATTACAATGATGCTCTTAAGGTTGCACAAAAATTAGGCATCAAACTTGAAAGAGTTGACTTTGTTCAAGAATACTGAGATAACGTTTTTGAAAACTTTATCGAAGAATACAAAAAAGGAAGAACTCCAAATCCAGATATTTTATGCAACAAATACATCAAATTTAGCGCTTTTGCGAAATATGCTTTTGAAAAACTTGGTGCAGATTATATTGCTATGGGTCATTATGCTAAAGTTGAAAATGGACATCTTTATCGTGCTAAAGATCAAAACAAAGATCAAACATACTTTTTAGCCCAGCTTTCACATGAGCAACTTTCAAGAGTTATTATGCCTCTTGCTGATTTAACTAAAGATAAAATTAGAGAAATTGCGGCCGAATTAGAACTTGCTACTGCTAATAAAAAAGACTCAACCGGAATTTGCTTTATTGGTGAAAGAAACTTTGGTCAATTCCTTCAAAACTACATTCCAGCTCAAGATGGTGATACTGTTGATATTACAACTGGTAAAAAAGTTGGAAGACATGTTGGGTGCTTTTATTACACAATTGGACAAAGAAAAGGTTTAAACCTTGGCGGCATGGCTGAGCCATATTATGTGTGCGGTCATGATGTTAAACAAAATATTTTATATGTAGCTCCTGCTTCTAGAAGCGAGTATCTTGATTCAAATATGCTTATTGCTTCAAATTTAAATTTAAATAATACTGATTATGATCCAAATAACTTAACAGCTAAATTTAGATATCGTCAAAATGATATTAAAGTAAGCATTGAACTTTTAGATAACAATGAAATAAAAATATACTATCCAGAAAAATCACAAGCAGTTACTCCAGGGCAACAAGTTGTTTTATATGATGGAGAAAAATGCATTGGTGGTGCAGTAATTGAAAAAGTTTATTTAGATGATAAACAATTAACATATATTTAG
- the rpsF gene encoding 30S ribosomal protein S6 yields the protein MTKYEIMLIVDPKADVKVAFDLLNEVFGENSVKAEKLERNELAYEINKSKHAQYVLANVETEDAKSVQELTRRSNIVKEIWRLLAINLDSEKGLNKKVKKFNKKPYFKKDGNRSVEGAKRTFNRPRKENKEESSQN from the coding sequence ATGACAAAATACGAAATTATGCTTATCGTTGATCCTAAAGCTGACGTTAAAGTTGCATTCGATTTACTTAATGAAGTATTCGGTGAAAACTCAGTTAAAGCTGAAAAATTAGAGAGAAACGAATTAGCTTACGAAATTAACAAATCAAAACATGCTCAATACGTTCTTGCTAACGTAGAAACAGAAGACGCTAAAAGCGTTCAAGAACTTACACGTCGTTCAAATATCGTAAAAGAAATTTGAAGACTTCTTGCAATTAACCTTGACTCAGAAAAAGGTTTAAACAAAAAAGTTAAAAAATTCAACAAAAAACCATACTTTAAAAAAGACGGAAACAGATCAGTTGAAGGTGCAAAAAGAACATTCAACAGACCACGTAAAGAAAACAAAGAAGAATCTTCACAAAACTAA
- a CDS encoding single-stranded DNA-binding protein, whose protein sequence is MNKVILIGRTTSNAVLNYTNSQVPYARVSLAINREYYGRSSNSNNEVTDFIPLVGWNGTADLMANRIPKGTLVAVEGSLYSNTYRSNQTNTLVRSYEVNVERIRILENRQSINERLGNSGDNSSLNNFQRNTFTPKTTNNQAQNSFGTPSVTFNEEVSQSSEIDHQLGEHFSSEDDL, encoded by the coding sequence ATGAACAAAGTTATTTTAATTGGTCGTACAACATCAAATGCTGTGTTAAACTATACAAACTCACAAGTGCCTTATGCACGTGTTTCACTTGCTATTAACCGCGAGTACTACGGTAGAAGTTCAAATAGTAATAATGAAGTTACTGACTTCATTCCTCTTGTAGGGTGAAATGGAACAGCTGATTTAATGGCTAATAGAATCCCTAAAGGGACATTAGTTGCTGTTGAAGGGAGTTTGTATTCAAACACTTATAGATCAAACCAAACTAATACTTTAGTTAGATCTTATGAAGTTAATGTGGAAAGAATTCGTATTTTAGAAAATCGTCAATCAATTAACGAAAGACTTGGAAATTCTGGAGATAATTCATCATTAAATAATTTCCAAAGAAATACATTCACACCAAAAACAACTAATAACCAAGCTCAAAACAGCTTTGGAACACCATCTGTAACATTTAATGAAGAAGTTTCACAAAGCTCTGAAATTGATCACCAACTTGGTGAACACTTTAGCAGCGAAGATGACTTATAA
- a CDS encoding histidinol-phosphatase: MKHDYHNHTYLCKHADVTIDDLLQEYSARGYLEVGISDHIPYPGELDSKDNSRMYLSEMNQYIADIEKARKKYPNVKIYTGFESEYFPNQDSWYRQVLQREDVDYLILGIHAVENLDPENNYNRNCNTAKELQRYWDSLSAGMRTGLFAYAVHPDFYMKSYVEWDENCEELANKICELALELDFPLGFNINGFWKGPRMIGSAFRNKYPIEQFWQIVAKKGVKILLESDTHHLKQLHDKEIVDKTYNLLKEWKIDHLLVEKVDIEKYKQRVKKLLNKA, encoded by the coding sequence ATGAAACACGATTACCACAATCACACCTATTTATGTAAACATGCAGACGTGACAATTGATGATCTTTTACAAGAATATTCTGCTCGTGGATACTTAGAAGTAGGTATTTCAGATCATATCCCCTACCCTGGAGAACTTGATTCTAAAGATAATTCACGTATGTATTTAAGTGAAATGAATCAATACATTGCAGATATTGAAAAAGCACGTAAGAAATATCCGAATGTCAAAATTTACACCGGTTTTGAAAGTGAATATTTCCCAAATCAAGATTCTTGGTATCGCCAAGTTTTACAAAGAGAAGATGTAGATTATTTAATTTTAGGAATTCATGCTGTGGAAAATCTAGATCCAGAGAATAACTATAACCGTAATTGCAATACAGCAAAAGAACTTCAAAGATATTGAGATTCGCTAAGCGCAGGGATGAGAACTGGTTTATTTGCTTATGCAGTGCATCCTGATTTTTATATGAAATCATATGTTGAATGAGATGAGAATTGCGAAGAACTTGCAAACAAAATTTGTGAATTAGCACTTGAACTTGATTTTCCACTTGGATTTAATATTAATGGATTTTGAAAAGGTCCAAGAATGATTGGAAGTGCTTTTAGAAACAAATATCCAATTGAGCAATTTTGACAAATAGTAGCTAAAAAAGGTGTTAAAATTCTTCTTGAATCAGATACACACCACCTTAAACAGCTTCATGATAAAGAAATTGTAGATAAAACTTATAACCTTTTAAAAGAGTGAAAAATTGACCATCTTTTAGTTGAAAAAGTTGATATTGAAAAATATAAACAAAGAGTGAAAAAGCTTTTAAATAAGGCTTAA